The following are from one region of the Mauremys reevesii isolate NIE-2019 linkage group 2, ASM1616193v1, whole genome shotgun sequence genome:
- the E2F3 gene encoding transcription factor E2F3 isoform X3 yields MPLQQAKRRLELGESGHQYLAEGLKTPKGKGRAATRSPDSPKTPKSPSEKTRYDTSLGLLTKKFIQLLSQSPDGVVDLNRAAEVLKVQKRRIYDITNVLEGIHLIKKKSKNNIQWMGCSLSDDGGMLAQCQGLSKEVTELSQEEKKLDELIQSCTLDLKLLTEDSENQRLAYVTYQDIRKINGLKDQTVIVVKAPPETRLEVPDPVEQNALIHLSSTEGPIEVYLCPEENDSLSPLKTYNQDHNGNISKTISKDLASGNSGQGDCSVNMANLSPLASPTNLLQQTEDQIPSNFEGPFVNLLPPLLQEDYLLSLGEEEGISDLFDAYDLEKLPSLVDEFIYS; encoded by the exons GCAAAGCGAAGGCTGGAACTAGGAGAAAGTGGTCACCAATATCTTGCTGAAGGATTAAAAACcccaaaaggaaaaggaagagcTGCAACAAGAAGTCCAGATAGTCCAAAAA CTCCAAAATCTCCTTCAGAAAAGACTCGGTATGATACATCACTTGGTCTTCTCACAAAGAAGTTCATTCAACTGCTGAGCCAGTCCCCAGATGGGGTCGTGGATTTGAACAGAGCAGCAGAGGTCCTCAAGGTGCAGAAACGGAGGATTTATGATATCACCAATGTACTGGAAGGCATCCATCTCATTAAGAAGAAATCCAAAAACAACATTCAGTGGAT GGGCTGCAGTCTATCTGATGATGGGGGCATGCTGGCACAGTGTCAAGGCCTGTCAAAGGAGGTGACTGAACTCAGTCAGGAAGAGAAGAAACTGGATGAATTGATCCAAAGTTGCACCCTGGATCTCAAGTTGCTAACAGAGGATTCAGAGAATCAGAG ATTAGCTTATGTTACATATCAAGATATTCGAAAAATTAATGGCCTTAAAGACCAAACTGTTATAGTTGTGAAAGCACCTCCAGAAACCAGACTTGAAGTGCCTGACCCAGTGGAG CAGAATGCGCTGATTCATTTATCTAGTACTGAAGGACCTATTGAGGTTTATCTATGTCCAGAAGAGAATGACAGCCTCAGTCCTCTTAAAACATACAATCAGGACCACAACGGAAATATCTCAAAAACAATTTCCAAAG ATCTGGCTTCTGGTAACTCAGGACAAGGGGACTGCTCAGTAAATATGGCAAATCTCTCTCCATTGGCTTCTCCAACCAATCTTTTGCAGCAAACAGAGGACCAAATTCCCTCCAACTTTGAAGGGCCATTTGTGAACTTGCTGCCTCCTCTGCTTCAGGAAGATTACCTGCTGAGCCTTGGGGAAGAAGAGGGCATCAGTGATCTTTTTGATGCTTATGATTTAGAAAAGCTTCCCTCTTTGGTGGATGAATTTATATATAGCTGA